DNA from Quercus lobata isolate SW786 chromosome 1, ValleyOak3.0 Primary Assembly, whole genome shotgun sequence:
TTAGGATGGtcactaaaaaacttaaattatacaaaatttaataaagagacaacttgaatatatcaacgtcaccaaaaaaaaaaaaaaaaaaaaaaaaacccaaataaataaaatattacaattttttgtactagcagagagggaaaaaaaaaattaataagggAGGTGAAACTTTGGTGGAAGAGTACGATTCAACACCTCAGTGGTGAATGGTGAATCTGTTCTCTGAATCATTCCATCTAGGTTCTCCATGGCTTTTCCTTTCATAGCACTCCTAAGTTCGTCCATCTCTCTCCTTATGCTACAAAGTTCACTTTCCATCCTAGATGAATTTTCTTCTAAAGCTCTTGTCCTCCTATGATCGTCATTGTTGTTCTTATgtctttcttcatttctttgatCACTTTGGGCTTTGACGATCTACCGTAGCTTTAAATTTTGTCATGTCAGTTCATCGACACTTGCTATTAGTGCTTGAATTTGCTAAGTTGCTTGAGTGGAATCCATTTGGTATCAAAAGGAATTCTTTTGTAAAGAAAGGGAAGCTGTTGGCTTTGCAAACGTTTTCCACAGACAGTGCTAAACTGATGATGTAAAAAATTGTCAGTATGAACTCCTCGTCGATACAGATGGACGAAGACGTTGGCTTCGTCCAGAGAAGAACCTGTTGGTGTTTTTCTTCTCTCCTTGTCAATACAGATGGACGAAAGCGTTGGATTCGTCTAGAGACGAACCTGTAATAAGATATGAAATAGAGAAATGAGAATACACCGATGTGGTGTTTGCCAAACACGCTCCGATGATTAAATTAGAATGGTATTCAATTGAAgtatattgtaaaagaattcaaCTTGAGAATAGTTTTTGGGGTGAGGGTTGTGTGTCCCTTTGCCTTTGGTTTGTGTCAGTTTTTATAGCCCTTGTCTTCATTGTCTGAATGAATATCTGCATTCATGAGATATGGAGCCGTTGGTATTAATGGCTGGCTTTTATTTTCTACCAACGATTACTCATCCGTTAATGCCCGTACGTTACTCCTTAGCTGTTTTAAGCATTGAATGTCTTTTATAGCTTCGTTTGTCATTGATGTCTGTACGTTATGCCTTACATTGAATAGCATTTAATTCGTTTGTCGAGAGATGGACGATCTTAACACTCATTAGCAATGAATGCGGAGGCGTTATAGACTTCAATGGTCTTTTACCCTTTGGTCCGTTAGTTACACTTTTGCCTATCTGGTGCGTTAACCTTTACTCATGTCATTTATAGGGAACTTATTTAATGTATGCTGTAGTTGTTTATCACAATGACGATGTTAGATGGACGATGCTAGCTTAATGGACGATGTtggctttctctttttttggacgAGGGTGATTTTTCTCCTTATcaagatatatttaaatagagtgtactaatttttaggaaaaaattttctctagtattttttttttttaattttgttgaattagcattttaaccctatttttattttttaagagtaggattatctaattagtttagcggtatttttgacattttctgAAGGCATAACTGACTTTCTAAATCttcttagtgtgcgtttggatactgcttattttgctgaaaacactgtagcaaaatattttttattgctaCAAATTACTGGTCATGCATTTTTATCACTTTGCTGGTTCATGAATAGTGCCATGGACTAGcctaaaaaaaatgcaatcaaGGAAAACGCAGCCACAACCGCTACCCAAACAGAGcttaaatatatagaaatatatagagataaaggcttacatatatatatatatatatatatatatatataaggctttGATCTTGTTTAGCAAGGGACAAATACACAAGCTAGCCTGTACCAAAAAGCTTGAACATGAACATCTTGTAGGGTTTGATGTTAATCCTCTTAACTTATGCTTGAGCTCAAGTACTTGCACGAAGATATCACCACTCGTTGTCCCTGTCCAAGCCACTTCATCCTTCTGCCTCCTAGTGCTCAAGGGAATATCCTTTAAGAGAAAGTCCAGGAATTAAcccaatattttcacaacactcttatttttagttgtggtaagtctttgtataattttatttcattttattttaacctatGATGACTAACGAATGCTGCGACATTTTGTTCCAattgtataattaaaaaaaaaaaaaaaaagaactctaTTATTAACCatgttgtaaggttgaatttattcaatcatgtgttggttttattccgtgccaaatttacttgtatttcagTAATTAGATACCTTATAtataggtgggaatcatgtaaaggtTGTGTGTGACAGAGTGGGAAGAATTCAAGTGTGTGTGCATTCAAGACCATTCTCGTGACTAGAACTCGCTAGTGGCTCGCAACCGATGACTCACTAGAATGCCACAAGTGTGAAGTATGCAGGAAGTTGAAGCATCATGAcagttggagcactacatgaCAAAATAGGATAGTCTGGCCAGTTAGTTATTTCACGACTTAAACTCACAATTCATCCTAGTCGTGAGTTAGTCGCTAGAACACCctgttttgccaaaaaaaaaaaaaaaaacatgacttttcacattcctcatgTACCTTACTATAAATAcctttatacccacgaaatgtagaaaGCTCccagaaagaattttgagagaaaaaccctagagaacaacaagattgactcatccacaatcttttaCCTTTGATactcaaattcctctactcttaccctctccattgacataccCTTAAGAGgttcattagccaaatccttatctcaccatacctatATTAGTgaggaggttttttttttttttttttttttgggtgcttgggaagcagttcaaagaggaccaattcatttggttgatgcaatgggcttattgcgggatccggaaagctaaagaagacatGGTTAGGCTTAACCTTGTTGgaacaagaagcttggagggcttaggtgcattgggtagattaggcttggagggtctattgctattcgtgtatcccaactttattcttgcgtgtatcccaactttattctttagtggatcattttactacttggagggcggcggagatgTTTTTCGCTAAGTTCTTCGATTTTCTCTTTGATAATACGTACTGGTGttatctttgtatttgcatctctctaacCCTTACTCTTGCCTTTTAATTGTTGCTGTGTTGTGATTACTTATGGTTTAGagtagtttgtttatttgggtaTTGCTTATACTTATCTTTCCGCACATCTATTGTTTGAGTATAGgcttgtgttggtatttttgaaatttggggtctaaacatttACTAGTGTTTTACAAACCAAGTGAACTTTCACATGTTAACCTAGAAAAGGAGGAAGATTTCATCAATGAGGTTGGAATTCCATGTATTTCGAGTTTGTTCAATAAGCTAACACGTGAATTTTTAGGCAGCAGCAACGAAGGAGGAATGGCTTATATGTGATAGGGAAGGAAGCCACCTATGTCACCCTTATCAATTCTCTATCTTGAACCCATAATAATGACTTGGCTTTTCTAGCTACAAttaataagttatatatatacacatatatattacGTTATCTTTATCATATGTATTAGGCTAAAATACAAATTGCACCTTCTAAGTTTCACGGAAATTTATTTCAAGTTTCTAACTTCACTTTCAATTGAGTTATCTAAATTTCAAACTTATTCAATTCAAGTCTTTCAtccattttcataaaaaaaaaaataaaaaatgtcattaactatgcaattaactaatgaaaaaatattttttgaaaataaattctcacataaaaaatctataaagtaattttgttaatttttttttccgggTGAGAAAAATATGCTTtttaatggtaatttttttaacgAAATATAGAAtgtttgaattgaataaatttgaaacttaactcaattgaatgaaaataaagttatttGGTTGAAATGAATTTCAGTCAAACTTAGATGGtacattttgcattttaacctaTATATTATCTTGTCatgttatttcttttatttcacATCATCATATTCTTATTTTACATTATTGGCCCATATTTTTATACttctatattaaaaatgattttctttaaaaattactTTCATTTATGATTTCACCAAAACaaagaggaagaatgaaataaagagaagagagagcaaaAATTTATAGTATCGCAACTTTTATCATAATTATCCACGTGGCAAATAATGAgtaatgaagaaaaaatgataGATCCATATAAAAATGATAGGTAAGTATACAATTGGAACCCAACCATATATGTCCTCCAATTATATCTTCCAAACCATCTACACTAAAAATCAGTCCCTCTCCTCCAAAAGAGGATTTTAGTAAATAACCAAATATGACGCTTAGGCTAAGGGTCAAGTTGGTAATTTTTCTTACTTCTATCCCTCCTTGAGCCCAAGTATCATATATGCCTCCAAAATAAATAGTTTGAATACTAGAAGAAAAGCACTTATACCTAACAAAATTAAGGATCGCAAATATGCCACATAGGataattgttgtttttattttttattttttttatacaagataaaaattattcTCTACTTTGAATACTTGAACTCTGGCTTTTGCGCCCCACACTTTAtaaatacttatacttgtggaatgaACATCGCATCAAGAGTTTATAGTGGTAGATAATTGTTGCTTAATTTGATGTAAGATAATTGTTTTTTGGTACTAGAATTaggcaaaaaaaataagaaaaacaataatattactatttttatatgtattttaataaatattattatttcctttaaaaaaaaaacataggaaAAAATGAAAGTCCACGTggataaaataaagaaaagagaagatgaTATCAACAAATAAATGGCTGAGGAAAATCCTGGTTTCTGGACAAGAGAGAGCGTTTTACTTTCGTGTTTTtcgatgttttaaaataaaagagcaTTGGAGTTGGAGATAGATGGCCAATCGTCATAGCAATGGCTTCGCTTTGCCTCACTCCGTTGCCACCTCCGCCACCTTCTCAACCTCGTAAACTCTTGGAACCtaattattcttcttcttcttctccttcttcttctttgaatttAAAGCCCATTGTCGTAAATGGAAACCCACCAACTTTTGTTTCTGCTCCTGGTCGCCGAATTGTCGCTGGTTTGTTTTCGctacttttattatttgttctttttttgctaTAGTTGGTCCATGTTTTGCTTCTCTACTAATATCTTTGTTTACCTCATGGTTTTTTCATTGTTAATGCTATTTCAGTTACTGGTCATTAATTTTTCAGAGCTACTTCTTATGTTGTACTTGATGTCATGTTCATTTGAAATAATTATATAGAGAGAGTCCAATTAATTTGGCAATGGAAGAACCTGAgtgttacaagttacaaccaatGTTAGTAGTCTGATAAGCAAAGTTATGGGTCCAAACCATTTTATTAAGAGAGGATGAATAGTACCCATTTGGTTCAATTGCaaattccaaattccaaatgtGAAGCACAcgcttttttttaatggttgaatgattaaatttacaattttctaACAGCTTAAGTTTTGgggacaatcagtaatttaacatgaaaaatttgaacttttttttttcactaaccAAATCATTTAGGTGTGCTAGGttgtttcacaaaatattttatatattgtttttagaTATTGTGACTTCTTATTTGACATGCATGTACAGTTGGGGATCTTCATGGAGACCTTGACCAAGCAAGATGTGCACTTGAGATGGCTGGTGTCTTGAGTTCTGATGGTGAAGACGTATGGACTGGTGGAGAGACGGTATGCTATTTACTTACATATGTAGAACAGTTTATTCCTGTGGGAGTCTAAGTCTATTGTTAATTAAGTTCTGCTGTTGCTCTGACATTGCAATTGAGCATTTCTAACATAAATGGGTAAACTTTGCAATTCCTTTTGGGAAAGAATAGTTATTACCATTATAGTAAGTTTAACTGACACTTGACAAGTTCAAGTTCTTATGAATTATGTTTGGTTTAGCTATTGAATAGCGTACAATTTAGTGAAAGGGATGTGAGGCAATTTAGTAGCTTGAaagatatataaatttattacacCAAGGAGAAATTACTTGCCTTATTGTGAGGTTGGGTTTTTGAaatacactttaaaaaaaaaagagagaatttctattttcatattttggtcCATCCTGTGCATGAAGGGACTTGATATGCAGTTTTCTAAATATATTACCTATGTAGGTAGCTTCTTTTGTTACTACTCTACTGCAAGCAGGTAAGTTCTTGACTACTTTAATTTTACCCGGTGACCCAGGTTTTAATTCAGCTTGGAGATATACTTGATCGAGGTGACGATGAGATTGCTATTTTATCCTTGTTGCGATCATTGGATATACAGGCAAAAGCTGAAGGTGGAGCAGTTTTTCAGGTTTGTCTTTTATACTTGCTCAAGAGTCAAGTCACTGTTTTAATGTGtgattttccaaaaagttgTAAACAAAGGATggattttctattttatatattgtaaTGTAGCTATTAATTCCAAGCTACTGTCATCTATCCTTTTTGATTCCCTTTGTCAAATTTCTTAGGCCCCGTTTGGTAGAGTTGTTAAACaactcattttcagtttttaaataacattacacacatttccacatactttttcacccacatgtatttcaaaaaactacaaacaacattactaaaaCTCttctaccaaacgggcccttagcTACATAGACCTCAATATATTTGATTGGCAAaactgtttttgaaaattttagcatCATATTTGTagactttttctctctcaatttattGGCCATTCAATATTCTTTTGGTATAGGTCAATGGGAATCATGAGACTATGAACGTTGAAGGGGATTTCAGATATGTTGCATCTGGGGCATTTGATGAGTGTATTGATTTCCTAGAATACTTGGATGAATGTACAAATGACTGGGAAGAAGCTTTTGTCAGTTGGATTGGTGTGTCTGGAAGGtggaaaaaggaaaggaagatgtCCCAAAACTATTGGGGTCCATTGAATCTAGTGAAGGTACTAATTTCTcttttctatcaatttttttattggtggtCTTGAACTCACAAGTTCACCCTCCACCTTCCCCTTAAAAGAGGATTTGAGCTGGAGCTCAATGACTACTTCTCTTTTCTATAAATTAACTCACTAAACTTCTAGTTTTTGCCTTGTTTTTCACAATTGCTAGAAACAACTAGTGATAAGAAGATGTTGTTGCTCTATTTACTATTATTTTGTTGAGATCAAAAGAGTTGACGAGAAATATTCCagtttgataggccaaaaatgtattgaccccttgtgataaattaattgattaattagccaagtttattaattaatcaaattaacatgcaaagcgcatggtagcacaaacaaatcaccaattaaaataagtatgcaacggaaaataaattgacatggtgatttgtttacgaatgaggaaaacttatacgacaaaaaccccatcgggtaattttaaggttaccactctcgaaaatccattattatcataataaaaggttacaagtaaaggaatcccagtaatttatactaacctacagttgaacctttatcccaatacccaattggacttattctgtagtgacaatctcttcttttcaatgcacggctctcagtacgtgactaaccaattggatggatcccagtacgcgctttcaatcaccaactagagaaggatgttggctgcaaaattcttcagttcatcacacgatgaagatcaagaagctccttggttagaaaaccctatggtgtacaaacacaacagtttcttcaagagaaagatgaactagggcaaattatgttttcggtcacaatttgcatgaacaaaattttgctcTACACTTAtacaacttgtgtcacctttgacggcccttaaaataatctttatatatgtctagggttatgagaaaagaaaacccaaatatatacccacggattggatgaaaacagaactgaaaaatctgtttttcataaacctcgacagatacctatctgtcgagaagctgtcaagCCACGGGATTCAGACAGCTCTCTAagcctcgatagatgctagctgtcgagctttaatgagcAGCACTTTCACACTTGAtttttggacagacttgcatgggtttaacacttgaacttaaaatcttattttttgaagtattaaacacatcctagatctacccaaatataagtaaagtgcgttttgtcaaaggattagtcaattacataaaatagtaacatatgttTTTagcatgtgaaacacatatgtcctaacacagtTGGCAACTGCATTGTTTGACTTAATTAGAACCACGTATAAATAGGCAGAAGTTGGAAGAGTAGATTTTAGATAAGTCAGGCTGAGGTGACTTTTTCCAAAGCAATGATATTTTGATGTCGACAAGCTCATACTTTTATTTCCCCAATACAAATAGCTGAGTGACGAGTTAAACTAAATAGTTATTTATGTTCCCTTTAGTTATGCTTTTATTCATTAATTAGCAAAACTTTAAGCATTCAGGCATGAGACCTAAGCTTCAAACCACCTCTTCTTCTTATcatcaaaataaatgaataaaagaagTTTTAAGCATTCAACCAATTCATGTTCACCATCTGCGATATCTGTGATGTAGACTTATAAATATCGCCATAAAATGTGATAACAATCTGAGTCAGCCCCATAACATATTGGCTATTATCTTGAGGTAGTGCCAAGGATTTATATCAGTATTGTATCTTCTGATTAGAGGCAGAGACTAGcagaagtaaaaaatattgaggAAAGAGTTATATATTTGGGTTCCATTTGAAACCAGCTTTTCATGCTTGATTACTTAAATAATCCATTAAATATCTATTGTCTCTTGAAAAAAAGTAGTAgtcccccaccccccaccctCTTTTTCTAATTTCGATTTTTCAGTATTCTTTCTTATAAAGCTATTCAAATATTAGGACAGAGGCAGAAGGGGATGATTGCCAGATCTATGCTCTTAAGACCAGGTGGTCCATTGGCAAGTGAGTTGGCACAGCATGCTGTTGTTCTTAAGGTTAATGACTGGGTCTTCTGTCACGGTGGCCTACTTCCTCACCATGGTAAAAGTAGTACTGCCATTTGGATGAAGTTATTTTTTGTGTAACCATTATCAGTTCAAACTTGAGCAAGCGATTTTATCTTCTCTTGTTTGAAATGCCTGATAGGAGTGTTGATCCTTCCACAGTTGCTTATGGCATAGAGAGGATGAATGGAGAAGTATCTCACTGGATGAGAGGTCTCAGTGAGAGTGGTGATAGTCCTCAGATCCCTTTCATGGCTACCAGGGGTTATGATAGCGTTGTATGGAACCGCCTATTTTCAAGGGATGTTTCAGATTTGGAGGACTATCAGATTAAACAGGCAAGTCTCTTTAAATGACATTGTATATTTTACTTCTCTTATTCAAGAAATATGTTGCCCTATACTTGAATGATGTAACTTGATTTTCATCTGGATAATACATGAGCTGTAATAGTAAAAATAGGCAGGTAATTtggcagaatttttttttcctgttgatTGGGCCATCTCTTGTCcttaacttgattttcttttttcttttattaatgaTTCTGCTGAAAAGTGACAAAATTGGATTTGGTTTAAGAATAAGGTTTTCTGCTGTTGCACTGGTTCTTTCAAATGTGCTACATTACTTGATCAATTTGTCCTATTCATCCAATGAGATTATGAGTCAACATTGAATTACATAATGTTGTGATATTTTGACTTTTATGGCTCCTGGTACTAAAAATATCTGCTCATCAGATACATTCTATTCTTGAAGAGACACTGCAAGCAGTTGGTGCCACAGCAATGGTGGTGGGGCATACTCCTCAAACTCTAGGGGTGAATTGGTAATGGAATAAACTTTTGCTGGGTGTTTAATAAGGATAAGAAGTTATTGTGATCTCTCTTAAGCCTGACATACTTTCTAAATCCTGCAGTAAATACAATTGTAGCATATGGCGCATAGATGTGGGAATGTCCAGTGGTGTTCTTAATTCAAGGCCAGAGGTAAACTGAATCATTGTCACCCAATATTGTTGTGATAAGACTTGAAAGAACTGATGAAAGGAACCACTCTATCACACTTCTCTGGCATCTTTCCACATAGAGAGATTACCCTCTTCCATGGGATCTGAGTTTACTTGAGCCCCAGGGTAGAGTTTCTCTGTTTTGATATATGGTTGGGATGAATATTTCATGCCCCCAAGCTTCAATCTTGATTTGACCAAAGCAAATGCTTTCTTAGTATATAATATGATCTGAATTGGATTTTATGACGAGTCAATATATAAAGCTTAATTTCCTTCTTTCAAGATTCAGCTTCTGCTTAATAAACCATATGATAAAGGTATTGTGAACTAATAATTTGAGGACTGCTAACCAGGTTCTAGAAGTAAGAGATAATAAAGCAAGAATTATAAGGAGCAGAAGGGACACATACAGTGAATTCCAAGCTATTGACTATATATAGAATCAATCAAATGAACTATTGAGGTATGATGGATACTtcactttattatttaattttctattacaATCAAAACTAGAAATTGCTTGATTTGTGCAGGACACTCTACATGGTGCTGCAAGCCTGCACCTATTATGTTGAGAACTTGGGATGCCTGTATCACTGTGCTTTGGCCAGTATTTCATTTCATAGGAGATTAGCATACAATTTCAATagataaaatatagagattaGATCACCAATCTAAGAACTTAACAATGTCAGCACTGTACTGCTTTTGAGGCAttcattaaataataatttagacttcttgaaattttaaacattttagtGATGCTAGATATTTAAATGTTGACACTGCACCGCTTTTATTTGCAGCTCAGCAAGATACtaattaaaatgtaaattttactGATTATTGTTGTATTTGTTCACAGGAAATACAGGCTGTACTCTTGACCCTGAAACGATTTTGTTATACTTGCATTCTTTCAGTGGCTTACATTGTTTGCATTTAAAACAATAAGCCAACAATGATAAAGAAGCAGAGACGGTGCTGATCCAAGCACTAAAAGAGGCAAAGCAAGCGTTCTATCACGTGCTTAAAGTGAAATTATTCTAAGACCTGGCTTGGTGTAAATGAAATTGTTTACACTGATTATAAACTGAGTCAGGCTGTTAAATAAAGTTGCACATAGTTGAATTTGAATAAGATCAAGAGAAGATACTGTAATTGTGACAACATTGTTCAATGTAGTATGCCCATTTCTTAATACCTGTTATTTCCAGCTTTACTTGGCAAACTTTGATCAGACCTGATTAGTTTCACTTGTAAATGATTCATAATGGTTCTCAGAGATAATTAAGAAGAGCGTGTCATGGGATTATCTGGAGTGGCAACTAGTGTTGCCAAATTTGAGTATGCTTGATTTCAATGAGAAAATCCATCCACAATTCAAATTACCAAATGTTAGAAAAAGCATGGCATCTCTTCTGCCATCACAAATTACCAGCTGTCAATTGTCATGAGTTTTTGTCCCAAATTTTTGCCTAGTGATGACACTAAACCTACTTAGTCTCACCTAATAGTCTAATACCCAACACTCATACAAGGAAACTTGGGAACAGTTTGTGTGAATCAAGTCATACATGGCGCACCCAAATTATATGAGAatcatcaatattttttactttatctgGCTTACTTACACAAAACAGTAACTTGAGATGTGCTTTAGCTAAAATCAGCTCACTTCTACACAAAacactcacttttttttttttgataagtacaaaACACTCATTTTGAGatatgtttaaattaaaatcagtaaATCGGCCATCAAAACTTATACGAAACacacaaaatataatattttctcaCAGATTGACTCTTGTAATCAACAAGTGTCAGACAAGTAttttaaatagttaaaataaagaataaacaGTCATTTCATTCTTATCTTTTAGTTTGTCTTCTTATAAGACAACTTTTTCTATAAATTGCTACATGtacttttgtaaaaaataaacgATAATTGAGGACTTTCAACTTTTCTTTAGTTTTCCTTTCTcagtctgtgtttgtgtttgtgtttgtaacTACCCCCTTTCCTTCAGTTTTCCTTGTGTTTGTAACTCTCAACCCGCgccccaccccccccaaaaaaaaacaccccCCCTTCTCTCTCCCCCCAACTACTTTTAGGACATGCTTGCTATACTCTAGCATATCAACAAGGTTGTTTTGACAAGTAATTGCATGGCAAATACTTTATTACGCTATTGCTACATGTTTTATATTTATGCACTACATTCATGGGCCATACAAATACAACTAGCAACCCAAGTACGAAAAATGCTGGTGCCACACACTTGTGCACAactttgtgccacaactcgccatgtggcgagttgtggttggttaGAGTGTGTCACAAACTACACACTCtaaccaaccacaactcgccatgtggcgagttgtggcacaaagtTGTGCAAGAGTGTGTGGCACCAGCATTGCTCCTTAAGTACTCTACTCAACGCTCAACCTTGATCAATGTACGCCAAGTGGAGGGATTGGCATGTGAGAGAGTATCGATCAGCCCCCATTGAT
Protein-coding regions in this window:
- the LOC115985052 gene encoding shewanella-like protein phosphatase 1 isoform X1, which produces MASLCLTPLPPPPPSQPRKLLEPNYSSSSSPSSSLNLKPIVVNGNPPTFVSAPGRRIVAVGDLHGDLDQARCALEMAGVLSSDGEDVWTGGETVLIQLGDILDRGDDEIAILSLLRSLDIQAKAEGGAVFQVNGNHETMNVEGDFRYVASGAFDECIDFLEYLDECTNDWEEAFVSWIGVSGRWKKERKMSQNYWGPLNLVKRQKGMIARSMLLRPGGPLASELAQHAVVLKVNDWVFCHGGLLPHHVAYGIERMNGEVSHWMRGLSESGDSPQIPFMATRGYDSVVWNRLFSRDVSDLEDYQIKQIHSILEETLQAVGATAMVVGHTPQTLGVNCKYNCSIWRIDVGMSSGVLNSRPEVLEVRDNKARIIRSRRDTYSEFQAIDYI
- the LOC115985052 gene encoding shewanella-like protein phosphatase 1 isoform X2; its protein translation is MASLCLTPLPPPPPSQPLGDLHGDLDQARCALEMAGVLSSDGEDVWTGGETVLIQLGDILDRGDDEIAILSLLRSLDIQAKAEGGAVFQVNGNHETMNVEGDFRYVASGAFDECIDFLEYLDECTNDWEEAFVSWIGVSGRWKKERKMSQNYWGPLNLVKRQKGMIARSMLLRPGGPLASELAQHAVVLKVNDWVFCHGGLLPHHVAYGIERMNGEVSHWMRGLSESGDSPQIPFMATRGYDSVVWNRLFSRDVSDLEDYQIKQIHSILEETLQAVGATAMVVGHTPQTLGVNCKYNCSIWRIDVGMSSGVLNSRPEVLEVRDNKARIIRSRRDTYSEFQAIDYI